Proteins from one Cellulosilyticum lentocellum DSM 5427 genomic window:
- a CDS encoding (2Fe-2S) ferredoxin domain-containing protein — protein MELKICIGSACHIKGSYNVISAFQQLIEEYQVFEQVELKAVFCLGHCTEAVSVQIDQGDIYSVSGATARTFFKEEVLTRLNGEK, from the coding sequence ATGGAACTAAAAATTTGTATAGGAAGTGCTTGCCATATTAAAGGGTCCTATAATGTGATCAGCGCTTTTCAACAACTTATAGAGGAATATCAAGTTTTTGAACAAGTGGAATTAAAAGCAGTATTTTGTTTAGGTCACTGCACTGAGGCTGTATCAGTACAGATTGATCAGGGGGATATTTATAGTGTGTCAGGAGCTACGGCTAGAACGTTTTTTAAGGAAGAAGTGCTTACGAGATTAAATGGGGAAAAATAG
- a CDS encoding peptidoglycan DD-metalloendopeptidase family protein, which produces MPSFVEQIKNNKKVNKMIIGGVVITLVGGSLLWYNTRKNAYALSVNGEVVAVVKEKEQATAAYEELVTSLKKDIGVDIAVNETLELEPIHSKASEMNTYDELVKALSENISYGVEAYEILVDGNSYAVIDSQSAAETILTEIAKAYLPAKGQLTLEVATVETETSGETEVSQGERAEEENRAEAQVTQSPNTESTEVTTTTNNQEIEKVEVADALPQEEVTNKVSVGNIQVEENAEETEETEKQEGQKIQRTMHGLDFNEEVTVRNVYVDQSEILSAEKAKEVLLDKRYETITYELKEGDNIWDIAVKHGTTMERILELNSQIVDETRMQIGDVIQLEVPKPILSISTVEEATFKELIPGEIEYVEFSDLYKDETKIYQEGNDGLKELTVEVTKVNGVEVSRQTISEKVLKEPKTKVIAYGTKERPVVTKPTTNSGSSSSNNGSSSSSSSNSSSSSNNSSNSGSSSKPSTSSGKFIHPLKGAGRVSSGYGSRWGSFHKGIDYAASAGTPIYASAAGQVIYSGYNNGGYGKLIIIDHGNGYQTYYAHCSSLYVNVGAYVSQGQNIAGVGSTGDSTGNHLHFEVRKNGTPINPTSVY; this is translated from the coding sequence ATGCCGTCCTTTGTGGAACAGATTAAAAATAATAAAAAAGTAAATAAAATGATTATAGGTGGTGTAGTCATTACTTTGGTGGGTGGAAGCTTACTTTGGTATAATACTAGAAAAAATGCTTATGCACTTTCTGTAAATGGTGAGGTAGTGGCTGTCGTAAAAGAAAAAGAACAAGCTACAGCAGCTTATGAAGAACTTGTAACATCGCTTAAGAAAGATATAGGGGTAGACATAGCAGTTAATGAAACCCTTGAATTAGAGCCCATACATAGTAAGGCATCAGAAATGAATACTTATGATGAATTAGTCAAAGCTTTAAGTGAAAATATTAGCTATGGTGTAGAGGCATATGAAATACTTGTAGACGGAAACAGCTATGCGGTTATAGATAGCCAAAGTGCAGCAGAAACAATCTTAACAGAAATCGCTAAAGCTTATTTACCAGCTAAAGGACAGTTAACATTAGAAGTTGCAACTGTAGAAACTGAAACATCAGGAGAAACAGAAGTTAGTCAAGGTGAAAGAGCTGAGGAAGAAAATAGAGCAGAAGCACAAGTTACACAGTCGCCTAATACAGAATCGACTGAAGTAACAACAACTACAAATAATCAAGAAATAGAAAAGGTAGAAGTAGCAGATGCATTGCCACAAGAAGAGGTAACTAATAAAGTATCTGTAGGAAACATTCAAGTCGAAGAAAATGCAGAAGAAACGGAAGAAACTGAAAAGCAAGAAGGTCAAAAGATTCAACGTACAATGCATGGTTTGGATTTTAATGAAGAAGTAACAGTACGCAATGTTTATGTTGATCAAAGTGAGATTTTATCAGCAGAAAAAGCAAAAGAAGTATTATTAGATAAGCGTTATGAGACCATTACTTATGAATTAAAAGAAGGCGATAATATATGGGATATTGCAGTTAAGCATGGGACAACCATGGAGAGAATTTTAGAACTTAATTCTCAAATTGTAGATGAAACGAGAATGCAAATAGGGGATGTTATTCAATTAGAAGTACCTAAACCTATTTTATCTATTTCTACAGTAGAAGAAGCTACTTTTAAAGAACTTATCCCAGGTGAAATAGAATATGTTGAGTTCTCTGACTTATATAAAGATGAGACTAAAATATATCAAGAAGGAAATGATGGACTAAAAGAACTTACAGTAGAAGTAACAAAGGTGAATGGTGTGGAAGTGAGTCGTCAAACTATTTCTGAGAAAGTATTAAAAGAACCTAAAACGAAAGTCATTGCTTATGGAACAAAAGAAAGACCAGTAGTTACTAAACCAACTACCAATAGTGGAAGTAGTTCAAGTAATAATGGAAGTAGTTCAAGTAGTTCAAGTAATAGTTCAAGTAGTTCTAATAATTCAAGTAACAGTGGAAGCAGTAGTAAACCAAGTACTTCTTCAGGGAAATTTATTCATCCATTAAAAGGTGCAGGAAGAGTTTCATCTGGTTATGGTTCAAGATGGGGAAGCTTCCACAAAGGAATAGATTATGCAGCATCAGCAGGTACACCTATTTATGCGTCAGCAGCAGGACAAGTTATTTATTCAGGCTATAATAATGGTGGCTATGGTAAACTTATTATTATAGATCATGGTAATGGCTATCAAACTTATTATGCACACTGTAGTAGCTTATATGTGAATGTGGGAGCTTATGTTTCACAAGGACAAAACATTGCAGGAGTAGGTTCTACAGGAGATTCTACAGGTAACCATCTTCATTTTGAGGTGAGAAAAAATGGAACACCTATTAATCCGACTAGTGTGTATTAG
- a CDS encoding HD domain-containing protein, which translates to MRLNDDETIYFKTILEELIRLPYIQQMKSYTQHGHTSCLDHSLFVAYYSYYLARRLHLSTDYKSIIRGALLHDFFLYDWHDKGDRKGLHGFTHPKAALANAEKYFLLNDKEKDIILKHMWPLTIKPPRYKETYIVCLADKCCSTMETLKKVPSSHALNLQFY; encoded by the coding sequence ATGAGACTTAATGATGATGAAACCATCTACTTTAAAACAATCTTAGAAGAATTGATTAGATTACCTTATATTCAGCAGATGAAAAGCTATACCCAACATGGTCATACCTCCTGTTTGGATCACAGCTTATTCGTGGCCTACTATAGTTATTATCTTGCTCGACGTCTCCATTTAAGCACAGACTATAAAAGTATTATTCGTGGTGCTTTACTTCATGACTTTTTCCTTTATGACTGGCATGACAAAGGCGACCGTAAAGGTCTCCATGGTTTTACCCATCCTAAAGCTGCTCTTGCTAATGCAGAAAAGTATTTTTTGCTTAACGACAAAGAAAAAGATATTATACTAAAGCACATGTGGCCTTTAACAATTAAGCCACCTCGTTACAAAGAAACCTATATTGTATGTCTAGCTGATAAATGTTGCTCTACTATGGAAACTCTTAAAAAAGTGCCTTCTTCTCATGCTTTAAACTTGCAATTTTACTAA
- a CDS encoding putative ABC transporter permease, whose translation MASLSSTSFYELIYYFFIYSTLGWLMETTLNSIKHKTFINRGFLTGFYCPIYGVGMCSIYLFCSPFASNPFLVFIVGLVVATLIEYITGMLMEKLFHASWWDYSHFKCNLNGKICLRISIAWGVLALVFTCYIQPFFVILIGKIPKIPGIIFLYTLTFLFIIDCIFSTHSAFKLSTRMPSLAILRNELSTIIEQSKLYTTAEELRKWTETYKSNVSISYIMEKLRLQLTEASDSSSEKLRQAISALHKKYTEQINKYSLGEKRLLKAFPRLSLSKLKKNNSKSKSTHSRKEDL comes from the coding sequence ATGGCTTCTTTGTCTTCTACATCATTTTATGAACTTATCTATTATTTTTTTATATATAGTACTTTAGGTTGGCTTATGGAAACAACACTTAATTCTATTAAGCATAAAACATTTATTAATCGTGGTTTTTTAACTGGTTTTTATTGTCCTATTTATGGGGTAGGTATGTGTAGCATCTATTTATTCTGCTCACCTTTTGCTAGCAATCCTTTTTTAGTTTTTATAGTTGGCTTAGTTGTTGCTACCTTAATTGAATATATAACCGGTATGCTTATGGAAAAACTCTTTCATGCTTCATGGTGGGATTATAGCCATTTTAAATGTAATCTCAACGGCAAAATATGTCTTCGTATTTCCATTGCTTGGGGAGTACTTGCACTTGTATTTACTTGTTATATTCAGCCTTTTTTTGTAATACTCATTGGAAAAATCCCCAAAATACCTGGAATCATTTTTCTTTATACTTTAACGTTTCTTTTTATAATAGACTGCATTTTTAGTACCCATTCAGCCTTTAAACTTAGTACTAGAATGCCTTCATTAGCTATATTACGTAATGAACTGTCTACTATAATAGAACAAAGCAAGCTCTACACCACAGCTGAAGAATTAAGGAAATGGACTGAAACTTATAAATCTAATGTATCAATTTCTTATATTATGGAAAAACTTCGACTACAACTAACAGAAGCTAGTGATTCATCTTCTGAAAAATTACGTCAAGCTATTTCGGCTTTACACAAAAAGTATACCGAGCAAATTAACAAATATAGTTTAGGCGAAAAACGTTTACTTAAAGCATTCCCTAGACTCTCCTTATCTAAACTCAAAAAAAATAATTCCAAAAGCAAATCTACTCACTCTAGAAAGGAGGATTTGTAA
- a CDS encoding HAD-IB family hydrolase, whose amino-acid sequence MIAAFFDIDGTIYREGLITEVFKKMINYEYIDGSQWYSEVRPAYMNWDKRVGDYDTYLLKMVDIYKEAVKGLNAEQMAYVARRVIQQKGERVYTFSRQQIKWHQKEKNKVIAISGSPSELVKEMSKKYEMDDYRGTIYELDEKGYYNGSIVPMWDAVSKRKAILEMVEKYDIDLSKSYAYGDTAGDLTMLSMVGHPYAINPTRELISKINQDEVLRKKINIIVERKDVIYHLDINNLKLID is encoded by the coding sequence ATGATTGCAGCATTTTTTGATATTGATGGGACGATTTATCGTGAAGGTCTTATAACAGAAGTATTTAAGAAGATGATTAACTATGAATACATTGATGGCAGTCAATGGTATAGTGAGGTAAGGCCAGCTTATATGAATTGGGATAAGCGAGTAGGTGACTATGATACGTATCTTTTAAAGATGGTAGATATCTATAAAGAAGCAGTAAAAGGCTTAAATGCTGAACAAATGGCTTATGTAGCAAGACGTGTTATTCAGCAAAAAGGAGAGCGTGTGTATACTTTTTCAAGACAGCAAATTAAATGGCACCAAAAAGAAAAAAATAAGGTTATTGCCATTTCAGGTTCTCCTAGTGAACTAGTTAAGGAAATGTCTAAGAAATATGAGATGGATGATTACAGAGGAACCATTTATGAATTAGATGAAAAAGGTTATTATAATGGCTCAATTGTACCGATGTGGGATGCAGTTAGCAAAAGAAAAGCTATTTTAGAAATGGTGGAAAAGTATGATATAGACTTAAGTAAAAGCTACGCATATGGAGATACGGCAGGAGATTTAACGATGTTAAGTATGGTAGGACATCCTTATGCCATTAATCCCACAAGAGAGCTAATTAGTAAAATTAATCAGGATGAAGTACTCAGAAAAAAAATTAATATTATTGTAGAGAGGAAGGATGTTATTTATCATTTAGATATTAATAATTTAAAATTAATAGATTAG
- a CDS encoding N-acetylmuramoyl-L-alanine amidase family protein: MSKKLGIMLLAATLFCTNAVPTTAATIVYDGRAHEYNLPAISLYVNGNKIATTMDPIQLEGRVLVPAREVFTPMGAKVSWDAKAKQVTVAYKDTTMLLTVNQKEVWLNGKTVSLDVPAKIINDKVMIPVRFISEQLGFIVDWNGSNRQVSITEPTSPPTEEEKPPVEEEPPVEEEKPSISNEEYIGTSNKHQIELPSASYSQTKVMEVSVNENNGQHTTFISAASPISNAKIELQAGKVIIDIGNSKSQLSNTISPTNNTYIKNIRTSQFTTDTTRVVLDLKSGALVKAGFSEDRSSIMVQLSNQKIEQIKYMQKNGADTLYYKGLSKDQIILDYNEKENLLNFTVPHTTIETTINWTQLNGRYIDKVTINGEDNQVKGSIWLKGKVDYQLTSDYQGATLTLSAYTEVPPVEEVTDSLVYVSGDNPTIQLFNIPGLNKNAIKVTDDYRNKTLVFDLGKDYSSVLKNNNMVINDTRINKIQVATNGTTKITVVTQKVYAYNFYESDGKISLQMVRPKEKYNQIVVLDAGHGGSDSGAVGNGLTEKGINYKQAMALYKLLEADSQIKVYMTRETDVYPTLQFRTALANDIEADLFVSIHNNSASASIRGAETLYFPSTTDTRGKQVAQIVQNALVNKCGMINRGIKARSDLYVLRTSNMPAILIETGFISNSAEAALLNSTAFTNKWAQAIYESIVESFRFL; encoded by the coding sequence ATGAGTAAAAAATTAGGTATAATGCTACTTGCAGCGACTTTATTCTGCACGAATGCAGTGCCAACGACAGCTGCTACTATTGTATATGATGGTAGGGCACATGAATATAATTTACCAGCTATATCACTTTATGTGAATGGCAATAAAATAGCAACAACAATGGATCCGATTCAACTAGAAGGAAGGGTGTTAGTACCAGCTAGAGAAGTATTTACACCAATGGGGGCTAAGGTAAGCTGGGATGCAAAAGCAAAACAAGTAACAGTGGCATATAAGGATACGACCATGCTTTTAACAGTTAATCAGAAGGAAGTCTGGTTAAATGGTAAAACGGTGAGCTTAGATGTACCAGCTAAGATTATTAATGATAAAGTAATGATTCCAGTTCGTTTTATTAGTGAGCAACTAGGATTTATTGTAGATTGGAATGGCAGCAACCGTCAGGTATCTATTACAGAACCAACATCACCGCCAACGGAAGAAGAAAAACCACCAGTGGAAGAAGAACCGCCAGTAGAAGAGGAAAAGCCAAGTATATCTAATGAAGAATACATAGGGACGTCTAACAAGCACCAAATTGAACTTCCTTCTGCATCATACAGTCAAACGAAAGTAATGGAAGTATCAGTGAATGAAAATAATGGTCAACATACGACTTTTATTAGCGCAGCTTCACCTATTTCAAATGCAAAAATAGAGTTACAAGCAGGCAAAGTGATTATTGATATAGGAAATAGTAAAAGTCAATTAAGTAACACTATTTCTCCTACTAATAATACTTATATTAAAAATATTAGAACTAGTCAATTTACAACTGATACAACGCGTGTTGTACTGGATTTAAAATCAGGCGCTTTAGTAAAGGCAGGGTTCAGTGAAGATAGAAGTAGCATTATGGTTCAGCTTAGTAATCAAAAGATTGAACAAATTAAATATATGCAAAAGAATGGGGCAGATACTTTATATTATAAAGGCTTAAGTAAAGATCAAATTATTCTAGATTATAATGAAAAAGAAAATCTATTAAACTTTACAGTTCCGCATACAACAATAGAGACAACTATTAATTGGACACAATTAAATGGCCGCTATATTGACAAGGTAACTATTAACGGTGAAGACAATCAAGTTAAAGGTAGTATTTGGCTTAAGGGAAAAGTGGATTACCAGTTAACTAGCGATTATCAAGGAGCAACGCTTACTTTATCTGCTTATACAGAAGTGCCTCCAGTAGAAGAGGTTACAGACAGTTTAGTATATGTATCAGGCGATAACCCTACCATTCAACTTTTTAACATACCTGGCTTAAATAAGAATGCTATTAAAGTTACAGATGATTATCGTAATAAGACGTTAGTATTTGATCTTGGCAAAGATTATAGCAGTGTCCTCAAAAATAATAACATGGTTATTAATGATACAAGAATTAATAAAATACAAGTTGCTACTAATGGAACAACTAAAATCACAGTAGTAACCCAAAAGGTATATGCGTATAATTTCTATGAATCAGATGGGAAAATTTCATTACAAATGGTTAGACCAAAGGAAAAGTATAATCAAATTGTTGTGTTAGATGCAGGTCATGGTGGCTCTGATAGTGGAGCAGTAGGTAATGGTTTAACAGAAAAAGGGATTAACTATAAGCAAGCCATGGCACTTTATAAGTTATTAGAAGCCGATTCGCAAATTAAAGTTTATATGACAAGAGAAACAGATGTTTATCCAACACTCCAATTTAGAACAGCTTTAGCCAATGATATCGAGGCGGATTTATTTGTAAGTATTCATAATAATTCAGCTTCAGCATCTATTAGAGGAGCAGAAACACTATACTTCCCTAGTACTACAGATACAAGAGGAAAGCAAGTGGCTCAAATTGTACAAAACGCTTTAGTTAATAAATGTGGCATGATTAATAGGGGGATTAAAGCACGTTCAGACTTATATGTTTTACGTACAAGCAATATGCCAGCAATACTGATTGAAACAGGGTTTATTAGTAACTCAGCAGAAGCAGCTTTGCTTAATAGTACGGCCTTTACAAACAAATGGGCCCAGGCTATTTATGAAAGTATTGTAGAGAGCTTTAGATTTTTGTAG
- a CDS encoding DUF445 domain-containing protein, with product MNWNFLLGPLVGAIIGYITNGIAIKMLFRPLNPITIGGYTLPFTPGVIPKEKKRLAKSIGRVVSRELLNEEVFRKALLKPEIYERLEEKVDYYIDTYQANDKKLGEIGNEFLGKERAIFLLCEAEENATSLIYTKVVNMEIGKIIVDKLIGTLKGGALSHLLGPMSFLVKDQMLDSLGDKIEPAISQMIVDEAEGIIRQAVEEESNNLKETSVGDWVTKLDPYRDIIKKVVIKSYEGLVRNGLSTALEKLDLAQMIEERIMAFDTLEMENLILEIMNKELNRLVWLGALLGGIMGCVMSFF from the coding sequence ATGAACTGGAACTTTTTGTTAGGCCCTTTAGTAGGTGCTATTATTGGTTATATTACAAATGGTATTGCCATTAAGATGTTATTTAGACCATTAAATCCAATTACTATAGGAGGTTATACATTACCTTTTACGCCAGGAGTTATTCCAAAAGAAAAAAAACGTCTTGCCAAAAGTATAGGAAGAGTAGTGAGTAGGGAGCTTTTAAATGAAGAAGTATTTAGAAAAGCACTATTAAAACCAGAAATATATGAGAGATTAGAAGAAAAGGTAGACTACTATATTGACACGTACCAAGCTAATGACAAAAAATTAGGAGAAATAGGAAACGAATTTTTGGGTAAAGAAAGGGCTATTTTTTTATTATGCGAAGCCGAAGAAAATGCCACTTCTCTTATTTATACAAAGGTTGTTAATATGGAAATAGGCAAGATCATTGTAGATAAATTAATAGGAACGTTAAAAGGTGGTGCATTAAGCCACTTATTAGGACCTATGAGTTTTCTAGTAAAAGACCAAATGTTAGATAGTCTAGGTGATAAGATTGAACCGGCTATTTCTCAAATGATTGTAGATGAGGCAGAAGGAATTATAAGACAAGCTGTAGAGGAGGAAAGTAATAACCTGAAAGAAACCTCGGTGGGAGATTGGGTAACCAAGCTAGATCCCTATAGAGACATCATCAAAAAAGTAGTCATTAAATCTTATGAAGGTTTGGTAAGGAATGGGCTTAGTACTGCTCTTGAAAAGTTAGATTTAGCTCAGATGATAGAAGAACGCATTATGGCATTTGATACTTTAGAAATGGAAAATTTAATTCTTGAGATTATGAATAAAGAACTTAATAGGCTAGTATGGTTAGGTGCTTTACTTGGTGGTATTATGGGGTGTGTAATGAGTTTTTTCTAA
- a CDS encoding deoxynucleoside kinase: MLLVVGGMIGLGKTSVAELLGEHFGTEVFYESVDNNPILPLFYTSSEEEIEKKRYPFLLQLHFLDTRFRSIKSALYHDNNVLDRSIYEDWYFAKVNNDLGRISDLEFQMYDRLLDNMMQELKELPKKAPDLMIYLKGSFETVLSRIMKRGRSYELDAQLEAYYRQLWEGYDEWVMSHYHASEVVVIDMDRYDVVSRREDALEVLALVESKLKMIRKK; this comes from the coding sequence ATGTTGCTAGTTGTTGGTGGGATGATAGGTCTGGGAAAAACCAGTGTTGCAGAGCTTTTAGGAGAGCATTTTGGAACGGAAGTATTTTATGAAAGTGTAGATAATAATCCAATTTTACCTCTTTTTTATACTTCAAGTGAAGAAGAAATAGAAAAGAAAAGATATCCCTTTTTATTACAATTACATTTTTTAGATACACGTTTTAGAAGTATTAAAAGTGCATTGTATCATGATAATAACGTACTTGATCGTAGTATTTATGAGGATTGGTATTTTGCTAAAGTTAATAATGACCTAGGAAGAATCTCGGATTTAGAATTTCAAATGTATGATCGTTTGTTAGATAATATGATGCAAGAGTTAAAGGAACTTCCTAAGAAAGCACCTGATTTAATGATTTATTTAAAGGGGTCATTTGAAACAGTGCTATCGCGTATTATGAAACGTGGTAGAAGCTATGAATTAGATGCACAGCTTGAAGCTTATTATAGACAACTATGGGAAGGATATGATGAATGGGTGATGAGTCATTATCATGCCAGTGAAGTTGTAGTCATTGATATGGATCGCTATGATGTAGTAAGCCGCAGGGAAGATGCGTTAGAAGTATTAGCATTAGTAGAAAGCAAATTAAAGATGATTAGAAAAAAATAG
- a CDS encoding methionine ABC transporter ATP-binding protein has protein sequence MEKVFNQPIISLQNLSKTYSVDQGTFTALKDVNLDIYKGDIYGIIGMSGAGKSTLVRCINYLEEPTKGKVYFDGKDLGTLSAVEFRKARQSMSMIFQQFNLLMQRTAEDNVCFPLEIAGMKKKEAREKAKELLAVVGLSDKAKSYPSQLSGGQKQRVAIARALATNPKVLLCDEATSALDPSTTQSILALLKEINQKFGITIVIITHEMKVVEEICSHVAIIADSQIVEVGTVEEVFTHPQSQVGQQLVYPNGMPPSQYIGTKCARIIFDGSSAYDPAIASMILECKAHVNIIYADMKQVGDKAMGQMVLQLPEDTSQAMRVLDYLRQRELIVEEVM, from the coding sequence ATGGAGAAAGTATTCAATCAGCCAATTATATCTTTACAGAATTTAAGTAAAACCTATTCAGTAGATCAAGGAACATTCACGGCATTAAAAGATGTTAATTTAGATATTTATAAAGGAGACATTTATGGCATCATTGGTATGAGTGGCGCTGGAAAAAGTACCCTCGTAAGATGTATTAATTATCTAGAAGAGCCAACCAAAGGTAAAGTATACTTTGATGGAAAAGATTTAGGTACATTAAGTGCGGTAGAATTTAGGAAAGCCAGACAGTCTATGAGTATGATTTTTCAACAATTTAATTTGTTAATGCAACGTACAGCAGAAGATAATGTTTGTTTTCCATTAGAAATTGCAGGTATGAAGAAAAAAGAAGCAAGAGAAAAAGCTAAAGAGTTATTAGCGGTAGTTGGGTTAAGTGATAAAGCGAAATCATATCCTTCACAGCTTTCAGGAGGGCAGAAGCAAAGAGTAGCCATTGCTAGGGCATTAGCTACTAATCCTAAGGTGCTTTTATGTGATGAAGCCACATCAGCCTTAGACCCAAGTACAACTCAATCTATTTTAGCATTGCTAAAAGAAATTAATCAGAAGTTTGGTATTACCATTGTTATTATTACCCACGAAATGAAGGTTGTAGAGGAGATTTGTTCTCATGTTGCCATTATTGCAGATAGTCAAATTGTAGAGGTTGGAACAGTAGAAGAAGTGTTCACTCATCCTCAAAGTCAAGTAGGGCAGCAACTCGTTTATCCAAATGGCATGCCACCTAGTCAGTACATAGGCACGAAATGTGCACGCATTATTTTTGATGGCAGTTCAGCTTATGATCCAGCTATAGCAAGTATGATTTTAGAGTGTAAAGCTCATGTCAATATTATCTATGCAGATATGAAACAGGTAGGAGATAAAGCAATGGGACAAATGGTACTTCAATTGCCAGAGGATACAAGTCAAGCAATGCGTGTCTTAGATTACTTAAGACAAAGAGAATTAATTGTAGAGGAGGTTATGTAA
- a CDS encoding methionine ABC transporter permease: MWDVEMIKTITIGIFETLYMTLFSTLLAYMIGLPLGIALVVTEKGNLLPSKWLNSILNVIVNITRSVPFLILLIFIQPFTRWVVGTTIGSTATVVPLVVAAAPFIGRMVESSIKELDHGIIEAALSMGATPFQIIWKVMLPETKPSLWIGASITATTILGYSAMAGFTSGGGLGDVAIRYGVHRYQTEVMLVTVILLIIIVQCIQGIGMKIAKKQDKRK; the protein is encoded by the coding sequence ATGTGGGATGTTGAAATGATTAAGACCATTACAATAGGGATATTCGAGACCTTATACATGACCTTATTTTCTACTTTATTAGCTTATATGATAGGTTTACCTTTGGGTATAGCTTTAGTTGTTACAGAAAAAGGAAATTTATTGCCTAGTAAATGGCTTAACAGCATTTTAAATGTGATAGTCAATATAACACGCTCAGTACCTTTCTTGATTCTACTTATTTTTATTCAACCTTTTACAAGATGGGTGGTGGGAACCACTATAGGGTCAACAGCAACTGTTGTACCTTTAGTTGTAGCAGCAGCCCCTTTTATCGGGCGAATGGTAGAGTCTTCTATTAAAGAATTAGATCACGGCATTATCGAAGCAGCTCTTTCTATGGGAGCTACACCTTTTCAAATTATCTGGAAAGTGATGTTACCTGAAACGAAACCTTCTTTATGGATAGGTGCTTCTATTACAGCTACAACTATTTTAGGCTATTCAGCAATGGCTGGTTTTACAAGTGGTGGTGGACTTGGAGATGTAGCAATTCGTTATGGTGTTCATCGTTATCAAACAGAAGTGATGTTAGTAACGGTAATCTTATTAATTATTATCGTTCAATGTATTCAGGGTATAGGAATGAAAATAGCAAAAAAGCAGGATAAAAGAAAATAA
- a CDS encoding MetQ/NlpA family ABC transporter substrate-binding protein, whose protein sequence is MKKLLTLSLVSILSLSFFAGCGKGEISNKIVIGATTSPHAEILEVAKPILKEKGYELEIKEFSDYSQINLTLENKELDANYFQHKPYLDDFNSKNGGHLVSVAAIHYEPLGIYPGKSSSLDDIKDGAKIAVPNDTTNEARALMLLQDQGIITVDESAGLAATKTDITSNPYNVEIVEIDAAQLVRTLQDVDFAVINGNYALQGGLDIEEDALAKEAADSFMAQTYANILAVREGNENREDIKALIEALGSKEVKDFIAEKYQGSVVSLN, encoded by the coding sequence ATGAAAAAATTATTAACTTTAAGTTTAGTATCTATATTATCACTTTCATTTTTTGCGGGGTGTGGTAAAGGCGAAATAAGTAATAAAATTGTTATAGGGGCAACTACATCACCTCATGCAGAAATTTTAGAAGTAGCTAAACCTATTTTAAAAGAAAAGGGCTATGAGCTTGAAATTAAGGAGTTCTCCGATTATTCTCAAATAAACTTAACACTTGAAAATAAAGAATTAGATGCTAATTATTTTCAACATAAACCATATTTAGATGATTTTAATAGTAAGAATGGTGGACACCTCGTATCAGTAGCAGCTATTCATTATGAGCCATTGGGTATTTATCCAGGGAAATCATCTAGTTTAGATGATATCAAAGATGGAGCTAAAATTGCTGTGCCAAATGATACAACTAATGAAGCTAGAGCTTTAATGCTTCTTCAAGACCAAGGTATTATTACAGTAGATGAGTCAGCAGGTTTAGCAGCAACTAAAACAGATATTACTTCAAATCCGTATAACGTTGAAATTGTAGAGATTGACGCAGCTCAGCTTGTACGTACACTTCAAGACGTGGATTTTGCAGTTATTAATGGTAACTATGCACTTCAAGGTGGTCTTGATATAGAAGAAGATGCTTTAGCAAAAGAAGCCGCAGATTCTTTTATGGCTCAAACTTATGCTAATATTTTAGCTGTACGTGAAGGCAACGAAAATAGAGAAGATATTAAAGCACTTATTGAAGCTTTAGGAAGCAAGGAAGTAAAAGACTTTATTGCAGAGAAGTACCAAGGTTCAGTGGTAAGCTTAAATTAA